The following proteins come from a genomic window of Iamia sp. SCSIO 61187:
- a CDS encoding DUF1385 domain-containing protein has protein sequence MADTPPTHPTPDLLDDIGPIGGQALIEGVMMRRAGAWGAAVRRADGTIATTGAALPDDGEGVRRIPLLRGPVALWESVSLGTKAMIWGAQERGTEDGRGYSKGGLALTTVIAAVLAIGILGLLPAVLPKALGIEGRWLFNATESAIRLSILVGYMWLLSLNSEVKRTFAYHGAEHMTIHAFEHGVALEPAEIRRFDRRHPRCGTAFLLIVVLVSLIAHVAVGEVSWPVLVASRVLGLPVVAGVAYEVIRLAGLRRHSVLGRVLMAPGSWLQTLTTQPPDDDQIEVAVAALHATLAAEAAPAPAAAPVGASA, from the coding sequence GTGGCCGACACGCCTCCGACGCACCCCACCCCCGACCTCCTCGACGACATCGGCCCCATCGGCGGCCAGGCGCTGATCGAGGGCGTGATGATGCGGCGGGCCGGCGCCTGGGGGGCGGCGGTCCGCCGCGCCGACGGCACCATCGCCACCACCGGGGCGGCGCTGCCCGACGACGGCGAGGGCGTGCGCCGCATCCCCCTGCTGCGGGGCCCGGTGGCGCTGTGGGAGTCGGTCAGCCTCGGGACCAAGGCCATGATCTGGGGGGCCCAGGAGCGCGGCACCGAGGACGGCAGGGGCTACTCGAAGGGGGGCCTGGCCCTCACCACGGTCATCGCCGCCGTGCTGGCCATCGGGATCCTCGGCCTGCTGCCGGCGGTGCTGCCCAAGGCCCTGGGCATCGAGGGCCGGTGGCTGTTCAACGCCACCGAGAGCGCCATCCGCCTCTCCATCCTCGTGGGCTACATGTGGCTGCTGTCGCTCAACAGCGAGGTCAAGCGCACCTTCGCCTACCACGGCGCCGAGCACATGACGATCCACGCCTTCGAGCACGGCGTCGCCCTCGAGCCGGCCGAGATCCGCCGCTTCGACCGCCGCCACCCCCGCTGCGGCACCGCCTTCCTCCTCATCGTGGTGCTGGTGTCGCTGATCGCCCACGTCGCCGTGGGCGAGGTGAGCTGGCCGGTGCTGGTGGCCAGCCGGGTGCTGGGCCTGCCGGTCGTGGCCGGTGTCGCCTACGAGGTGATCCGCCTGGCCGGGCTCCGCCGCCACTCGGTGCTGGGGCGGGTGCTGATGGCGCCGGGCTCGTGGCTCCAGACCCTGACGACCCAGCCTCCCGACGACGACCAGATCGAGGTCGCGGTGGCCGCCCTCCACGCCACCCTCGCCGCCGAGGCCGCCCCGGCGCCGGCCGCCGCTCCCGTCGGGGCGTCGGCGTGA
- a CDS encoding ATP-binding protein, with product MDDGPHRDGRRPTLFLTVGLPGTGKTTAARRIEAERGALRLTKDEWMKALYGADNPEAASDVIEGRLIQIGLRALAAGVDVVIDFGLWSRDERSALRQAAADVGADVVILSFALTPDEQRRRLERRWAEAPHETWPISEEELGRWGSRFDVPTPGEIDGTEPVGAPPTGFATWAEWAAHRWPPAVA from the coding sequence GTGGACGACGGCCCGCACCGAGACGGTCGGCGCCCGACGCTGTTCCTCACCGTCGGGTTGCCGGGGACGGGCAAGACCACCGCGGCGCGCCGGATCGAGGCCGAGCGCGGCGCGCTCCGCCTGACCAAGGACGAGTGGATGAAGGCCCTCTACGGCGCCGACAACCCGGAGGCGGCGTCGGACGTCATCGAGGGTCGGCTGATCCAGATCGGGCTCCGAGCCCTCGCCGCCGGGGTCGACGTGGTGATCGACTTCGGCCTCTGGAGCCGCGACGAGCGGTCCGCCCTCCGCCAGGCGGCGGCCGACGTCGGGGCCGACGTCGTGATCCTCTCCTTCGCCCTCACCCCCGACGAGCAGCGCCGCCGCCTCGAGCGGCGGTGGGCCGAGGCCCCGCACGAGACCTGGCCCATCTCCGAGGAGGAGCTCGGCCGGTGGGGATCTCGCTTCGACGTCCCCACGCCGGGCGAGATCGACGGGACCGAACCGGTCGGGGCCCCGCCCACAGGCTTCGCCACGTGGGCGGAGTGGGCCGCCCACCGCTGGCCGCCGGCGGTGGCCTGA
- a CDS encoding heterodisulfide reductase-related iron-sulfur binding cluster, translating into MTATDEAAPTTSKRIRPHHLVIGLGAGIALFAALLGGWLPLLTGWHDDSPVRREVWGNVPSAVKLAFYIVIPVAIFIGALSFSNRTKNWQRGGPDDRSTTPKNVKRRMADFRAGVYMKTLLRDPAAGVMHSLIYFGFLILLAVTIILEIDHQVPEGMKFLHGDVYRAYVLVGDAAGLALLSGTVWAIVRRYVQRPYRIRIKSKPEHALILGTFLVLAVSGFGAEVWRIALDGRPEFEQWAFVSYPLSGLIEDSSTLSGGHQIWWLVHVASFVLFLAILPVTMLRHMFTSPLNMYLRDKERPKGAMKAMPNLMETEMESFGASTVEDFTWKQLLDTDSCTMCGRCTSVCPAHATGKPLDPREIVLKTGEVMAATGSPKVSPPIGLDGEITIGADSLFERITPEEVWACTSCKACDEICPVNIEILDKILDMRRYLSLMEPDKAPTELTKAWGSMESSGNPWGMSSSERTKWAEKLGDSIVVVDGTEALEHEYLYWVGCAGSFDDKNQKVTQSMAKLLQRAEIDFAILGPAENCTGDPARRSGNEYIFQMLAMQNVETLNGMGVRKIITQCPHCFNTLMNEYPQLGGHYEVMHHSKLLEQLVESGRLDLSRAQLDDRIVYHDSCYLGRHNDIYMAPRQVIGRLGGVEVVEAPRNGTKGMCCGAGGARMFMEETVGTKVNDARAEELVGTGASRIATACPFCYIMIDDGVKGMGVDDEDVKVADIAMHLVEAIEQGETADAMSVHVPQSLGPDPV; encoded by the coding sequence ATGACTGCCACCGATGAGGCTGCTCCGACCACGTCGAAGCGGATCCGCCCTCACCACCTCGTCATCGGCCTCGGAGCCGGAATCGCCCTCTTCGCCGCCCTGCTCGGCGGGTGGCTGCCGCTGCTGACCGGGTGGCACGACGACTCCCCGGTGCGGCGCGAGGTCTGGGGGAACGTGCCCAGCGCGGTGAAGCTGGCGTTCTACATCGTGATCCCGGTCGCCATCTTCATCGGGGCGCTGTCGTTCTCCAACCGCACCAAGAACTGGCAGCGCGGCGGTCCCGACGACCGCTCGACCACCCCCAAGAACGTCAAGCGCCGCATGGCCGACTTCCGGGCCGGCGTCTACATGAAGACCCTCCTGCGCGACCCCGCCGCCGGGGTCATGCACTCGCTGATCTACTTCGGCTTCCTGATCCTCCTGGCCGTGACGATCATCCTGGAGATCGACCACCAGGTCCCCGAGGGCATGAAGTTCCTCCACGGCGACGTGTACCGGGCCTACGTCCTCGTGGGCGACGCCGCCGGCCTCGCCCTGCTGAGCGGGACGGTGTGGGCGATCGTGCGCCGCTACGTCCAGCGCCCGTACCGGATCCGCATCAAGTCCAAGCCCGAGCACGCCCTGATCCTGGGCACCTTCCTCGTCCTGGCCGTCAGCGGCTTCGGGGCCGAGGTGTGGCGCATCGCCCTCGACGGTCGCCCCGAGTTCGAGCAGTGGGCGTTCGTCTCGTACCCGCTGTCGGGGCTCATCGAGGACTCCAGCACCCTGTCCGGCGGCCACCAGATCTGGTGGCTGGTCCACGTGGCCAGCTTCGTGCTGTTCCTGGCCATCCTCCCGGTCACCATGCTCCGCCACATGTTCACCTCGCCGCTGAACATGTACCTGCGCGACAAGGAGCGCCCGAAGGGCGCCATGAAGGCCATGCCGAACCTGATGGAGACCGAGATGGAGAGCTTCGGCGCCTCCACCGTCGAGGACTTCACCTGGAAGCAGCTCCTCGACACCGACTCGTGCACCATGTGCGGCCGCTGCACCAGCGTGTGCCCGGCCCACGCCACCGGCAAGCCGCTCGACCCCCGCGAGATCGTCCTCAAGACCGGCGAGGTCATGGCCGCCACCGGCAGCCCCAAGGTGTCGCCGCCGATCGGCCTCGACGGTGAGATCACCATCGGCGCCGACTCCCTCTTCGAGCGGATCACGCCCGAGGAGGTGTGGGCCTGCACGTCGTGCAAGGCCTGCGACGAGATCTGCCCGGTCAACATCGAGATCCTCGACAAGATCCTCGACATGCGGCGCTACCTGTCGCTGATGGAGCCGGACAAGGCCCCGACCGAGCTCACCAAGGCGTGGGGCTCGATGGAGAGCAGCGGCAACCCGTGGGGCATGAGCTCCTCGGAGCGCACCAAGTGGGCCGAGAAGCTGGGCGACTCGATCGTGGTGGTCGACGGCACCGAGGCCCTCGAGCACGAGTACCTCTACTGGGTCGGCTGCGCCGGGTCGTTCGACGACAAGAACCAGAAGGTCACCCAGTCGATGGCCAAGCTGCTCCAGCGGGCCGAGATCGACTTCGCCATCCTCGGCCCGGCCGAGAACTGCACCGGCGACCCGGCCCGCCGCTCGGGCAACGAGTACATCTTCCAGATGCTCGCCATGCAGAACGTCGAGACGCTCAACGGCATGGGTGTGAGGAAGATCATCACCCAGTGCCCGCACTGCTTCAACACGCTGATGAACGAGTACCCGCAGCTGGGCGGCCACTACGAGGTGATGCACCACTCGAAGCTGCTCGAGCAGCTGGTCGAGTCGGGCCGCCTCGACCTCAGCCGGGCCCAGCTCGACGACCGCATCGTGTACCACGACTCCTGCTACCTCGGCCGCCACAACGACATCTACATGGCGCCCCGGCAGGTCATCGGCCGCCTCGGTGGCGTCGAGGTCGTGGAGGCGCCCCGGAACGGCACCAAGGGCATGTGCTGCGGCGCCGGCGGCGCCCGCATGTTCATGGAGGAGACGGTCGGCACCAAGGTCAACGACGCCCGGGCCGAGGAGCTCGTCGGCACCGGCGCCAGCCGCATCGCCACCGCCTGCCCGTTCTGCTACATCATGATCGACGACGGCGTGAAGGGGATGGGCGTCGACGACGAGGACGTCAAGGTCGCCGACATCGCCATGCACCTGGTCGAGGCGATCGAGCAGGGCGAGACGGCCGACGCCATGTCGGTCCACGTCCCCCAGAGCCTGGGCCCCGACCCCGTCTGA
- a CDS encoding winged helix-turn-helix domain-containing protein, translating to MDDAQSNGGRPEITLVRWPEQEATRAALRAEGRPRMLLLNPTTPAPEPGDEMEDWVRIPVAEADLRARVRWLAHRVASGRTVRVETRPVLDDDGLFRVGDEWVALPPVEHRLARALLDRLGTVVTREALAAAGWPEGAPGRNALDVHVLRLRRRLAPLSMTIHTVRSRGYLLAVSGPRTAASGG from the coding sequence ATGGACGACGCGCAGTCCAACGGTGGACGGCCCGAGATCACCCTGGTGCGATGGCCCGAGCAGGAGGCGACCCGGGCCGCGCTGCGCGCCGAGGGCCGACCGCGGATGCTGCTGCTCAACCCCACCACCCCGGCCCCCGAGCCGGGCGACGAGATGGAGGACTGGGTCCGCATCCCGGTCGCCGAGGCGGACCTGCGGGCCCGGGTGCGCTGGCTGGCGCACCGCGTCGCCAGCGGGCGGACGGTCCGGGTCGAGACCCGGCCGGTGCTCGACGACGACGGGCTCTTCCGGGTCGGCGACGAGTGGGTCGCCCTGCCGCCGGTGGAGCACCGCCTGGCCCGGGCCCTGCTGGACCGGCTCGGCACCGTCGTCACCCGTGAGGCGCTGGCCGCCGCCGGCTGGCCCGAGGGGGCCCCGGGGCGCAACGCCCTCGACGTCCACGTCCTGCGCCTGCGCCGCCGGCTGGCCCCGCTGAGCATGACGATCCACACGGTCCGCAGCCGCGGCTACCTCCTCGCCGTCAGCGGGCCCCGGACCGCGGCCAGCGGCGGCTGA
- a CDS encoding cyclic nucleotide-binding domain-containing protein — MARRETYLDHLASVPLFSACSRRELGKIAKAGDELKVKAGHVLTSQGDAGREAYVIVDGSATVKRGNRKVATLGPGESVGELALLDHGPRTATVVADTDMTLFVVGARQFAAVLEDVPTLSRKVMASLAGRIRELDSKIFS; from the coding sequence ATGGCCCGCCGTGAGACCTACCTCGACCACCTCGCCTCAGTGCCGCTGTTCTCGGCCTGCTCCCGGCGCGAGCTGGGCAAGATCGCCAAGGCCGGCGACGAGCTCAAGGTGAAGGCCGGCCACGTGCTGACCAGCCAGGGCGACGCCGGGCGGGAGGCGTACGTCATCGTCGACGGCTCGGCGACCGTCAAGCGGGGCAACCGCAAGGTCGCCACCCTCGGCCCCGGCGAGAGCGTGGGCGAGCTGGCCCTCCTCGACCACGGGCCCCGCACCGCCACCGTCGTCGCCGACACCGACATGACCCTCTTCGTGGTCGGCGCCCGCCAGTTCGCCGCCGTCCTCGAGGACGTGCCCACCCTCTCCCGCAAGGTGATGGCGTCGCTCGCCGGCCGCATCCGCGAGCTCGACTCCAAGATCTTCAGCTAG
- a CDS encoding winged helix-turn-helix domain-containing protein — translation MSAPRAAARPRPGTPPSSAAGAPAPDDTRTVIDGIAVLRWPTDAEIRDGLVADGTPRILVVEDDAPPPLVWDRHEDWVRAGSGRAEVEARSARLAARPAEPRPGPVVPMLDADGIVRTADGEWAAIPPVEARLLAPLLDRADHVVHRADLLAAAWPQGGVNQRALDGRMKLLRRRVAPLGIKIHTVRGLGFLLEMGDG, via the coding sequence ATGAGCGCTCCCCGCGCTGCCGCCCGGCCCCGCCCGGGCACCCCGCCGTCGTCCGCCGCCGGAGCACCGGCACCGGACGACACCCGCACGGTCATCGACGGCATCGCCGTGCTGCGCTGGCCCACCGACGCCGAGATCCGCGACGGGCTCGTCGCCGACGGCACGCCCCGCATCCTCGTGGTGGAGGACGACGCCCCCCCACCGCTCGTGTGGGACCGCCACGAGGACTGGGTGCGCGCCGGCTCGGGCCGGGCCGAGGTCGAGGCGCGGTCGGCGCGCCTGGCGGCGCGCCCGGCCGAGCCGCGACCCGGCCCGGTGGTGCCGATGCTCGACGCCGACGGGATCGTCCGCACGGCCGACGGCGAGTGGGCGGCGATCCCGCCGGTCGAGGCGCGCCTGCTGGCCCCGCTGCTCGACCGGGCGGACCACGTCGTGCACCGCGCCGACCTCCTCGCCGCCGCCTGGCCGCAGGGCGGCGTCAACCAACGGGCCCTCGACGGCCGCATGAAGCTGCTCCGCCGTCGGGTGGCCCCGCTGGGCATCAAGATCCACACCGTCCGCGGCCTGGGGTTCCTCCTGGAGATGGGCGACGGCTGA
- a CDS encoding winged helix-turn-helix domain-containing protein produces MDPVASGAPDDLGALDGPGALDGRGRADDRGVEMLTWPAQEELRVELRSRGVPRLLVLEAGAAPPRAEDDLEDWIWLPADERDVFARLRHLAGRQRRGGLGPDTVTVASDGTTWIAGHRLRLPPAEAAILRCLADPPERLCRRADLDRAVWGEAPHARRSLDSRIFVLRRRIAPYGLVVHAVRGRGFVLTTPGPHTRGESW; encoded by the coding sequence GTGGATCCCGTGGCCTCCGGCGCCCCCGACGACCTCGGCGCCCTCGATGGGCCCGGCGCCCTCGACGGTCGCGGCCGGGCCGACGACCGCGGCGTGGAGATGCTGACCTGGCCCGCCCAGGAGGAGCTCCGGGTCGAGCTCCGCTCCCGCGGCGTGCCCCGCCTGCTGGTCCTGGAGGCCGGCGCCGCGCCGCCGCGGGCCGAGGACGACCTCGAGGACTGGATCTGGCTGCCGGCCGACGAGCGCGACGTCTTCGCCCGGCTCCGGCACCTGGCCGGTCGGCAGCGGCGCGGGGGCCTCGGTCCCGACACCGTCACCGTCGCCTCCGACGGCACGACCTGGATCGCCGGCCATCGCCTGCGGCTGCCACCGGCGGAGGCGGCGATCCTGCGCTGCCTCGCCGACCCGCCCGAGCGCCTCTGCCGTCGGGCGGACCTCGACCGGGCGGTGTGGGGCGAGGCGCCCCACGCCCGCCGGTCGCTCGACAGCCGCATCTTCGTGCTCCGGCGTCGGATCGCGCCCTACGGCCTCGTCGTCCACGCCGTCCGGGGGCGGGGCTTCGTCCTCACCACGCCCGGCCCCCACACCCGGGGGGAGTCCTGGTGA
- a CDS encoding ammonium transporter, translated as MEGNLAWVLISAALVLFMTPGLAFFYGGMDRSRNVLNMLMMNFWCLLIIPVVWVVVGFSLAYGTTGAANDFIGNFDNLFLRAIDISGEDGGLVLATVLFLGMFAVITPALISGAVADRMKFSAWAIFAPVWMLLVFVPVFKWVYGGWFGQGVISDDNLFLPGSIDFAGGTAIHVNAGIAALACVWVLGKRRGWPGEGHPPHSMPLVMLGTGILWFGWFGFNAGSALAANGQAVQAFANTFVAAAAAGLAWCLVERARDGHFTNLGAASGIVAGLVAITPCAGFVSGMAPLWIGLIAGVVCCFAVGLKTKLGYDDALDVVGVHFVGGLTGSLLLGLFADPDYFASAYGDLLEGYDGPFMEGLLLGGGPDLLIEQVIANGATIVYSFVVTALIMMALKATIGVRVSEEVEDAGLDLAEHSETAYHDSPGYQVSDALESSHGSRAPSATV; from the coding sequence ATGGAAGGCAATCTGGCCTGGGTGCTGATCTCGGCCGCCCTCGTCTTGTTCATGACCCCGGGGCTGGCGTTCTTCTACGGAGGGATGGACCGCAGCCGGAACGTCCTGAACATGCTGATGATGAACTTCTGGTGCCTGCTCATCATCCCGGTCGTCTGGGTCGTGGTCGGCTTCTCGCTCGCCTACGGGACGACGGGCGCCGCCAACGACTTCATCGGCAACTTCGACAACCTGTTCCTCCGGGCCATCGACATCTCGGGCGAGGACGGTGGCCTCGTCCTGGCCACCGTGCTGTTCCTCGGGATGTTCGCGGTGATCACCCCGGCCCTGATCTCGGGCGCGGTCGCCGACCGGATGAAGTTCTCGGCGTGGGCGATCTTCGCCCCGGTCTGGATGCTCCTGGTCTTCGTGCCCGTGTTCAAGTGGGTGTACGGCGGCTGGTTCGGCCAGGGCGTGATCTCCGACGACAACCTGTTCCTCCCCGGCTCGATCGACTTCGCCGGGGGCACCGCCATCCACGTCAACGCCGGCATCGCCGCCCTGGCGTGCGTCTGGGTCCTCGGCAAGCGCCGGGGGTGGCCCGGCGAGGGCCACCCGCCCCACTCCATGCCCCTGGTCATGCTCGGCACCGGCATCCTGTGGTTCGGCTGGTTCGGCTTCAACGCCGGCTCCGCCCTCGCCGCCAACGGCCAGGCCGTGCAGGCCTTCGCCAACACCTTCGTGGCCGCGGCCGCCGCCGGCCTCGCCTGGTGCCTCGTCGAGCGCGCCCGCGACGGGCACTTCACCAACCTCGGCGCCGCCTCCGGCATCGTCGCCGGCCTGGTGGCCATCACGCCCTGCGCCGGGTTCGTGTCGGGCATGGCGCCGCTCTGGATCGGCCTCATCGCCGGCGTCGTCTGCTGCTTCGCCGTCGGGCTCAAGACCAAGCTCGGCTACGACGACGCCCTCGACGTCGTCGGCGTCCACTTCGTCGGCGGCCTCACCGGCTCGCTCCTGCTGGGCCTCTTCGCCGACCCGGACTACTTCGCCTCCGCCTACGGCGACCTCCTCGAGGGCTACGACGGCCCGTTCATGGAGGGCCTGCTCCTCGGCGGCGGTCCCGACCTGCTCATCGAGCAGGTGATCGCCAACGGCGCCACCATCGTCTACTCGTTCGTGGTGACCGCCCTGATCATGATGGCGCTCAAGGCCACCATCGGTGTGCGAGTGTCGGAGGAGGTCGAGGACGCTGGTCTCGACCTGGCCGAGCACAGCGAGACCGCCTACCACGACAGCCCCGGCTACCAGGTGTCCGATGCCCTCGAGTCGTCCCACGGCTCCCGGGCACCGAGCGCGACGGTCTGA
- a CDS encoding P-II family nitrogen regulator, with the protein MRLVTAIIKPFKLDDVKTALKEAGVVGITVTEVKGFGRQGGHTETYRGTEYQIDFVPKVKLEVVIDDIDMDRVVDVIVAAAGTGKIGDGKVWVTPVEAVVRIRTGEQGVDAI; encoded by the coding sequence ATGAGACTCGTCACCGCCATCATCAAGCCGTTCAAGCTCGACGACGTGAAGACCGCCCTGAAGGAGGCGGGGGTCGTCGGCATCACCGTCACCGAGGTCAAGGGGTTCGGCCGCCAGGGCGGCCACACCGAGACCTACCGGGGCACCGAGTACCAGATCGACTTCGTCCCCAAGGTCAAGCTCGAGGTCGTGATCGACGACATCGACATGGACCGGGTCGTCGACGTGATCGTCGCCGCCGCCGGCACCGGCAAGATCGGTGACGGCAAGGTCTGGGTCACGCCCGTCGAGGCCGTGGTGCGGATCCGCACCGGCGAGCAGGGCGTCGACGCGATCTGA
- a CDS encoding ammonium transporter → MRRKLFIGGVLTGAAALLLAAPAGAQEVYEPTTQDILDNLWVFIAGILVLFMQAGFALVEAGLTRGKNVANIMMKNLMDCMAGVLAFFFIGYTIAYGPDGNDFFGLGGWFLADQTYEGGLTLHTNFFFQVAFAATAATIVSGAMAERTKFKSYFLYSFVITALIYPIVVRWTWGGGWLGADDDGTGKILSVPFSDFAGSTIVHSVGGWAALMGAIILGPRLGKYTKDGKPRAILGHSIPLVLLGTLILFIGWFGFNPGSELAADLLVQDIAVITLLSAAAGGVAGMATIWLRTGKPDVGMTCNGVLAGLVSITAGCGAFYNWAGILVGAVGGVLVVFSVEFFEKVVKIDDPVGAISVHGVCGAWGTLAIGLFAAKDDAFLGRTDAGLFYGGGFDQLITQTVMVVAVFLFVTITAGALFMAIKYTVGLRVTPEEEIEGLDVLEHGSPGYAGDSLAGVSYAELTETLSTKELDRLSKKAKVEA, encoded by the coding sequence GTGAGACGGAAGCTCTTCATCGGGGGGGTGCTGACCGGTGCGGCGGCCCTCCTCCTCGCCGCGCCGGCGGGCGCCCAAGAGGTCTACGAACCCACGACCCAGGACATCTTGGACAACCTCTGGGTGTTCATCGCCGGCATCCTCGTCCTGTTCATGCAGGCCGGGTTCGCCCTGGTCGAGGCCGGGCTCACCCGGGGCAAGAACGTGGCCAACATCATGATGAAGAACCTCATGGACTGCATGGCCGGCGTCCTGGCGTTCTTCTTCATCGGCTACACCATCGCCTACGGGCCCGACGGCAACGACTTCTTCGGGCTCGGCGGCTGGTTCCTGGCCGACCAGACCTACGAGGGCGGTCTGACGCTGCACACGAACTTCTTCTTCCAGGTGGCCTTCGCCGCCACCGCGGCGACGATCGTCTCGGGGGCCATGGCCGAGCGGACGAAGTTCAAGAGCTACTTCCTCTACAGCTTCGTCATCACGGCCCTGATCTACCCGATCGTCGTCCGCTGGACCTGGGGCGGCGGCTGGCTCGGCGCCGACGACGACGGCACCGGCAAGATCCTGTCGGTCCCGTTCAGCGACTTCGCCGGCTCGACGATCGTGCACAGCGTGGGCGGCTGGGCCGCCCTCATGGGTGCGATCATCCTCGGCCCCCGCCTCGGCAAGTACACCAAGGACGGCAAGCCCCGGGCCATCCTCGGCCACAGCATCCCGCTGGTGCTGCTGGGCACGCTGATCCTCTTCATCGGCTGGTTCGGCTTCAACCCCGGCTCCGAGCTGGCGGCCGACCTGCTGGTGCAGGACATCGCCGTCATCACGCTCCTGTCGGCGGCCGCCGGTGGCGTGGCCGGCATGGCCACCATCTGGCTCCGCACGGGCAAGCCCGACGTGGGCATGACCTGCAACGGCGTGCTGGCCGGCCTGGTGTCGATCACCGCCGGCTGCGGCGCCTTCTACAACTGGGCCGGCATCCTGGTCGGCGCCGTCGGCGGCGTCCTGGTGGTCTTCTCGGTCGAGTTCTTCGAGAAGGTCGTCAAGATCGACGACCCCGTCGGCGCCATCTCGGTCCACGGCGTCTGCGGCGCCTGGGGCACCTTGGCCATCGGCCTGTTCGCGGCCAAGGACGACGCGTTCCTCGGCCGCACCGATGCCGGCCTGTTCTACGGGGGCGGCTTCGACCAGCTCATCACCCAGACGGTGATGGTCGTCGCCGTGTTCCTGTTCGTGACGATCACGGCCGGGGCCCTCTTCATGGCCATCAAGTACACGGTCGGCCTGCGGGTCACCCCGGAGGAGGAGATCGAGGGCCTCGACGTCCTCGAGCACGGCTCGCCCGGCTACGCCGGTGACTCCCTCGCCGGTGTGAGCTACGCCGAGCTCACCGAGACGCTGTCGACCAAGGAGCTCGACCGGCTCAGCAAGAAGGCGAAGGTGGAGGCATGA
- a CDS encoding P-II family nitrogen regulator — translation MKLVTAIIKPFKVDDVKDALKEAGVVGITVTEVKGFGRQGGHTETYRGTEYQIDFVPKMKLEIVLDDGDADAIVDVITKAAGTGKIGDGKVWVTTIDSLVRIRTGEQGADAI, via the coding sequence ATGAAGCTCGTCACTGCGATCATCAAGCCGTTCAAGGTCGACGACGTGAAGGACGCCCTCAAGGAGGCGGGCGTCGTCGGCATCACCGTCACCGAGGTCAAGGGGTTCGGCCGCCAGGGCGGCCACACCGAGACCTACCGGGGCACCGAGTACCAGATCGACTTCGTCCCCAAGATGAAGCTCGAGATCGTCCTCGACGACGGCGACGCCGATGCGATCGTCGACGTGATCACCAAGGCCGCCGGCACCGGCAAGATCGGTGACGGCAAGGTCTGGGTCACCACCATCGACTCCCTGGTGCGGATCCGCACCGGCGAGCAGGGGGCCGATGCGATCTGA
- a CDS encoding P-II family nitrogen regulator — protein sequence MNLVTAIIKPHRVEEVKEALKGAGVSGITVTEVKGFGRQGGHTETYRGTEYQIDFVPKVKVEVLVVAEATDAVVDAIAAAASTGKIGDGKVWTTAVERVLRVRTGEQGVDAV from the coding sequence CTGAACCTGGTCACCGCCATCATCAAGCCCCACCGCGTCGAGGAGGTGAAGGAGGCGCTCAAGGGCGCCGGCGTCTCGGGCATCACCGTCACCGAGGTCAAGGGCTTCGGCCGCCAGGGCGGCCACACCGAGACCTACCGGGGCACCGAGTACCAGATCGACTTCGTCCCCAAGGTCAAGGTCGAGGTGCTGGTGGTCGCCGAGGCCACCGACGCCGTCGTCGATGCCATCGCCGCCGCGGCCAGCACCGGCAAGATCGGCGACGGGAAGGTCTGGACGACCGCCGTCGAGCGCGTCCTGCGGGTGCGCACCGGAGAGCAGGGCGTCGACGCCGTCTGA